In Anaeromyxobacter diazotrophicus, the genomic window CTGTCCCAACAACGTCTGTCCGACCGGTTGCCCGACCGGCTACGACGGCACGAACCCGCAGTGCTGCATCGAGCCGGGCCAGGTCTGCCAGTTCTCGGATCAGTGCTGCAACAGCGAGGCGTGCGCGCCCGACTCGACCGGCGTCCTGAGGTGCGGCGGGAGCGCGACCCCGGCCTGCCAGCCGTTCGGCGCGAAGTGCAACGGGACCAGCGACACCACGAGCTGCTGCACCGGCCTCACCTGCAAGGCGGCCGGGGAGACGGGGACGTTCTTCGCCTGCCTGCTCTCGACCTCGTCCCCGACCTGCAAGCTCACCGGCGGCGCCTGCGCGGCCGCGGCGGACTGCTGCAGCGGCACCTGCACCGGCGGCAAGTGCGCGGACTGGGCGGGCAGCGGCGGCGGCACCGGCGGCGGCACGACCGGCGGCGGCTCCTGCCAGGCGACCAACGCGAGCTGCACGGTGGACGGCGACTGCTGCGCGCCCGACACCTGCTCCATCCCGGCGGGAGCCACGAGCGGCAAGTGCGTCGCGCCGACGACGGCGCCCGCGTGCGCGGACACGACCCAGAGCTGCTCCGGCGGACTCCCGTGCTGCAGCGCGACCGACACCTGCACGAACGGCGTCTGCACGCCCCCCTCGACCTGCGGCACGACCTACCAGGCGTGCAGCGCGACCGCGAAGTGCTGCACCGGCTACAGCTGCGTGGACGTGGGGACGGGCCTCGCCTGCGGCACGACGGGCACCTGCGTCTGCGCCACGCCCCCGGCGCAGTAGGGATCCGCAGAGGCGTCGCGAGCCCGGCCGTCCCCCGAGCGGCCCCTCTCCCCGCCCTCTCCCCGCTTCGCGGGGCGAGGGGGATGGAGGGCGGGGGTCACCCCAGCTCGAGCAGCCTGCCCTCGACGAACTTCTTCACCGAGCGCAGCACCTCGAGCTCGGTGAGCGGGGCCAGCTGGATGATCTGGCGCAGGTCGCGCGAGCCGTCGCAGCGGCCGAGGAGGTACTTCTCCGCCGCGGTGAGGCGCATGAGCGCCACCTCGTGCGCGCGCACCTTGAGGCGCGGCGTGCGGGGCGGGTCGAGCAGCTCCTCGCGGAGCTGGCGGGCGGCGGCGTCGGCGGAGGAGGCCTCCGGCTCGGCGCCCTCCGGGTCGGGGCCCGGCGCGGCGGAGGGGGAGGCGCCTGCCGACAGGACGCCCTGGCGGTGCAGCGCGTAGAGCCGCTGGTACAGGTGAAAGTCGGTGGCGTGCAGCGCGAGCCCCAGCTCGTCGATGGTCTTGCCCTCCCGCGCCAGCTCCAGCAGGCGGCGGTCCACGGAGCCCGGCGCGAGGTCGGGTGGCACCTTGGCCTCGTCCACCACCAGCGCCGCGGTGCCCGACGGGAACTGGGCGCGGAACGCCTGCCAGGCGGTGGTGCGGAACTCCGCCTCGCGGGCCAGGTCGGCCAGCGGCACGCGCGGGTCGAGCTCGTCGGGCGCCGGCGGGGGCGTCTCGTCCACCCGGAACACGCCCGAGTCCCAGA contains:
- a CDS encoding DUF4388 domain-containing protein, whose protein sequence is MRGLMGTFALMPLGELVEFLARRRASGSLSCERGTVKKTVFLVEGVAVGAASNDPREYLGQLLMNFGHITEEQLAKAFQTQEETKIRLGKVLTMVGVVTPEVIRDTLGIKIRETLLDAFVWDSGVFRVDETPPPAPDELDPRVPLADLAREAEFRTTAWQAFRAQFPSGTAALVVDEAKVPPDLAPGSVDRRLLELAREGKTIDELGLALHATDFHLYQRLYALHRQGVLSAGASPSAAPGPDPEGAEPEASSADAAARQLREELLDPPRTPRLKVRAHEVALMRLTAAEKYLLGRCDGSRDLRQIIQLAPLTELEVLRSVKKFVEGRLLELG